A single window of Sporosarcina sp. FSL W7-1349 DNA harbors:
- a CDS encoding PRC-barrel domain-containing protein: MRFSDIQKKEVIDVEKGAFLGFIQDATIDTADGKVKSLHVGGGDRGVFFDTRDKEVKKVPLGDIATIGKDIILVGQKGLKK, encoded by the coding sequence ATGAGATTTTCGGATATCCAAAAAAAAGAAGTGATCGATGTGGAAAAAGGTGCTTTTCTAGGTTTCATCCAAGATGCGACTATCGATACTGCAGATGGCAAGGTGAAGTCCTTGCATGTCGGGGGAGGGGACCGAGGCGTGTTTTTCGATACACGGGATAAGGAAGTGAAAAAAGTGCCTCTTGGAGACATAGCCACCATCGGAAAAGATATCATCCTTGTTGGTCAAAAAGGATTGAAAAAATGA
- the sigG gene encoding RNA polymerase sporulation sigma factor SigG — protein sequence MVRTRVEICGIDTSELPLLTNEVMRETFIRLQSGDASAREELVIGNLRLVLSLVQRFAYRGEQADDLFQVGCIGLLKSIDNFDLKHNVRFSTYAVPMIIGEIKRHLRDHHAVRVSRSLRDIAYKAIRAKEQFINDHQKEPKISDLAAATGIPEDDILFALDAIQDPMSLHEPINGDGGDPVFMMDQLQDKTVSEDKWLTYVSVKETVMTLDERQQKILSKRFYLGQTQTEIAKELGISQAQISRLEKNAVKIIRNGIEHKT from the coding sequence ATGGTACGTACAAGAGTAGAGATATGCGGAATCGATACATCTGAATTGCCATTACTCACAAACGAAGTCATGCGGGAAACATTCATCCGGTTGCAAAGTGGAGATGCATCGGCGAGAGAAGAGCTGGTAATCGGGAATTTACGACTGGTTCTTAGTTTAGTTCAACGTTTTGCCTACAGAGGGGAACAGGCGGACGACCTCTTTCAAGTCGGTTGCATCGGCCTGTTGAAATCCATTGATAATTTCGATCTCAAACATAATGTCCGCTTTTCGACGTACGCGGTGCCGATGATCATCGGGGAAATCAAAAGACATTTGCGTGATCACCATGCGGTCCGGGTTTCAAGATCGCTTCGGGATATCGCCTATAAAGCCATACGGGCGAAAGAGCAATTTATCAATGACCATCAGAAGGAGCCGAAGATATCGGATTTAGCAGCAGCGACCGGGATTCCGGAAGATGATATTCTGTTTGCGCTGGATGCGATCCAAGATCCGATGTCACTCCATGAACCGATCAACGGCGATGGGGGCGATCCGGTATTTATGATGGACCAGCTTCAGGATAAAACGGTTTCCGAAGACAAATGGCTCACCTATGTATCGGTGAAAGAAACCGTCATGACGTTGGATGAAAGGCAACAGAAAATACTATCTAAACGATTTTATTTGGGCCAGACCCAAACGGAAATCGCCAAAGAGCTTGGCATCTCTCAAGCGCAAATTTCAAGGCTGGAGAAAAATGCAGTGAAAATCATTCGGAATGGAATCGAACATAAAACATGA
- a CDS encoding cell division protein SepF, producing the protein MSIKKKFEKWFYLYDEDEEEIEEPARREERRPVQEQPKRVTPIRKQPVGEPQQSATVVSLQSIQKSSKVVLIEPRVYAEAQDISEHLKNKRAVVVNLQRIERDQGIRIVDFLSGTVYALGGDIQRIGTDIFLCVPDNVEVAGAISDYFER; encoded by the coding sequence ATGAGTATCAAAAAAAAATTTGAGAAATGGTTTTACCTTTATGATGAAGACGAGGAAGAAATCGAGGAGCCGGCTCGGCGGGAAGAGCGCCGCCCGGTACAGGAACAACCGAAACGGGTGACGCCGATCAGGAAGCAGCCGGTTGGAGAGCCACAACAATCGGCTACCGTCGTCAGCTTGCAAAGCATTCAAAAGTCCTCCAAAGTGGTGCTGATCGAGCCACGGGTATACGCAGAGGCACAAGATATATCCGAACATCTGAAAAACAAACGGGCGGTCGTGGTCAATCTCCAACGGATCGAACGTGACCAAGGAATCCGGATCGTCGATTTCCTGAGCGGCACGGTTTATGCCCTTGGCGGGGACATCCAGCGGATCGGCACAGATATTTTCCTATGCGTGCCCGACAATGTGGAAGTCGCAGGCGCCATTTCCGATTATTTTGAACGATGA
- the ftsA gene encoding cell division protein FtsA, with translation MSQSQLYVSLDIGSSSVKVLIGEVDGESLHVIGVGNVQSAGIRKGTIVDIDATVQSIRKAIDQAERMIGMHIREVIVGIPANGVHLQDVKGVVAVNSENREITDDDLDRVMKSAQVMSVPPEREIVNIIPKQFIVDDYDEIKDPRGMIGVRLEMDGTLITTSKTLVHNILRCVERAGLVIREIYLQPLAAGTFALTDDEMNHGTAYIDIGGGSTTIALFDEGRLKATTVVPVGGDHITKDLSIVLKTPTEQARKIKHQYGHAFYDDASDDELFEVPVIGADSKDQYSQRYISEIIGVRLEELFDLILEELFRMGVRDLPGGVVLTGGITKLDGILQLARHVLKTRVRVHTPEYIGVREPMYSTAVGLIRYAHMQDMYFGHVQDSPTATMEAEETVPASGMKKKPAERKENKPGLMTRARKIFDNFFE, from the coding sequence TTGAGCCAATCACAATTATACGTTTCACTTGATATAGGTTCTTCATCGGTCAAGGTGCTGATCGGTGAAGTGGATGGCGAATCCCTGCATGTGATAGGGGTTGGCAATGTCCAATCAGCAGGAATCCGCAAAGGGACAATCGTCGATATCGATGCGACTGTCCAGTCGATCCGGAAAGCGATCGATCAGGCGGAGAGAATGATAGGGATGCACATACGGGAAGTCATCGTTGGAATTCCCGCAAATGGCGTCCATTTGCAAGATGTGAAAGGCGTCGTGGCCGTCAACTCGGAGAACCGTGAAATTACGGATGATGATTTGGATCGTGTTATGAAATCGGCACAAGTGATGTCGGTTCCACCTGAACGCGAGATTGTCAACATCATTCCGAAACAGTTCATCGTGGATGATTACGACGAGATAAAAGATCCGAGAGGCATGATCGGAGTACGGCTCGAAATGGATGGCACACTCATTACTACTTCGAAAACGCTCGTGCATAATATATTGCGTTGTGTAGAACGCGCCGGACTCGTCATCCGGGAGATTTACCTTCAGCCCCTGGCGGCAGGCACATTTGCCTTGACGGATGATGAAATGAACCACGGTACAGCCTATATTGACATCGGTGGGGGATCGACGACGATTGCCCTGTTCGATGAAGGCCGCCTGAAGGCAACAACGGTTGTCCCGGTCGGAGGGGACCATATTACAAAGGATCTTTCCATTGTTTTGAAAACGCCGACCGAACAAGCCAGGAAAATCAAACACCAGTATGGACATGCTTTTTACGATGACGCTTCGGATGACGAACTTTTCGAAGTTCCGGTAATTGGAGCAGATTCGAAAGATCAATATAGTCAACGATACATATCGGAAATTATTGGCGTCCGATTGGAAGAGCTCTTTGATTTGATTTTGGAGGAATTGTTCCGGATGGGCGTGCGTGATTTGCCCGGCGGTGTCGTGTTAACCGGAGGAATCACCAAGCTGGACGGGATTCTTCAACTAGCAAGGCATGTATTGAAAACTAGAGTCCGCGTCCATACGCCGGAATATATCGGCGTCAGAGAACCGATGTATTCCACCGCAGTAGGTTTGATCCGCTACGCGCATATGCAAGATATGTATTTCGGGCATGTGCAGGATTCACCTACAGCTACTATGGAAGCGGAAGAAACGGTTCCGGCATCCGGCATGAAAAAGAAGCCGGCCGAACGTAAGGAAAATAAGCCGGGGCTCATGACAAGAGCTAGAAAAATATTCGACAACTTTTTTGAATGA
- a CDS encoding YlmH family RNA-binding protein produces the protein METLLQHFRKDEQPFIEMATGWVREVENAYSPKLTGFLDPRQQFIVESVARGAGMSVSAYGAFEDAERQRLLLYPDYFSPEPDDFQVTVFKVRYATKFLTLEHRDLLGALLSVGLDRSKFGDIRLNQEEVQFSIANEIKDYIVVNLTSVGKAKVTVEEVPEAGDWIMAAETWKESTYTVSSLRLDVVVAALTKASRQKAAALIQGERVKVNWAVRDQPSFELQESDMLSIRGAGRFKVSAIEGRTRKDKIRLVMGKLE, from the coding sequence ATGGAGACGCTTTTGCAGCATTTCAGAAAAGACGAACAGCCCTTCATCGAAATGGCGACAGGTTGGGTCCGGGAAGTGGAAAACGCCTATAGTCCAAAATTGACGGGATTCCTTGATCCGAGGCAACAATTCATCGTTGAGTCAGTTGCCCGGGGAGCCGGGATGTCAGTGAGTGCGTACGGTGCCTTTGAGGACGCGGAGCGTCAACGGCTCCTCCTGTACCCTGATTATTTTTCACCCGAACCGGATGATTTCCAAGTAACCGTTTTCAAGGTGCGCTATGCTACAAAGTTTCTGACATTGGAGCATCGTGACCTGTTAGGCGCATTGCTTTCTGTCGGACTCGACCGTTCCAAATTCGGTGATATTCGGCTAAATCAGGAAGAAGTCCAATTTTCCATCGCAAATGAAATTAAAGACTATATCGTAGTCAATTTGACATCCGTCGGAAAGGCGAAAGTGACAGTGGAGGAAGTGCCGGAAGCGGGGGACTGGATCATGGCTGCCGAAACTTGGAAGGAATCGACCTACACGGTCAGTTCGCTCCGGTTGGACGTGGTCGTGGCCGCCTTGACGAAAGCTTCTCGCCAAAAAGCGGCTGCCCTTATCCAAGGGGAACGTGTGAAAGTGAATTGGGCTGTGCGTGATCAGCCTTCCTTCGAGTTGCAGGAATCGGACATGCTTTCCATTAGAGGGGCCGGCCGTTTCAAAGTATCCGCTATTGAGGGCAGGACGAGGAAAGATAAGATTCGGCTGGTGATGGGCAAGCTGGAATAG
- a CDS encoding DivIVA domain-containing protein has protein sequence MALTPLDIHNKEFGRGFRGYDEDEVNEFLEQLVKDYENILDENRQLKEKLKQSQEQISHFNSIEETLQKSILIAQEAAEDVRRNSMKESKLIVKEAEKNADRIINEALSRARKISVEVEDLKKQSKVFRNRFKMLIEAQLDLIKADDWDRLLEYEMDTERLEVAADQEN, from the coding sequence ATGGCGCTTACACCGCTTGATATACATAATAAAGAATTCGGTCGCGGTTTCCGCGGCTATGATGAAGATGAAGTGAATGAGTTCCTGGAGCAGTTGGTGAAGGACTATGAGAATATTCTTGATGAAAATAGACAGTTGAAAGAGAAATTGAAACAATCGCAGGAGCAGATCTCCCATTTCAACTCCATTGAAGAGACATTGCAAAAGTCGATTTTGATTGCACAGGAAGCAGCGGAAGACGTCCGCCGCAACTCGATGAAGGAATCGAAATTGATTGTCAAAGAAGCGGAAAAGAATGCGGACCGGATCATCAATGAAGCCCTGTCACGTGCCCGTAAGATCTCGGTCGAAGTCGAAGACCTGAAAAAGCAATCGAAAGTATTCCGGAACCGCTTCAAGATGCTGATCGAAGCACAATTGGATCTAATTAAAGCGGACGACTGGGACCGGCTCCTCGAATATGAAATGGACACGGAGCGGCTTGAAGTTGCAGCCGATCAGGAAAACTGA
- a CDS encoding YggS family pyridoxal phosphate-dependent enzyme → MTVGNLQQRIQHIEHTIQEACDRTGRKRTEVMVVAVTKQVSAKRAGEVLAEGIHDLGENRPEGLLGKQQEISEGAVWHFIGNVQSRKVKDVINQIDYLHSVDRLSIVKEIQKRATKTIDCFVQVNVSGEASKSGVAPEELQQFIEEAAAYDKVRIIGLMTMAPFTEDQDLIRSVFRSLRELRDEMAAQQLEHAPCTELSMGMSNDYIIAIEEGATHVRIGTALVGAESEVDA, encoded by the coding sequence ATGACAGTGGGGAACCTCCAACAAAGAATTCAGCATATTGAACATACCATACAGGAAGCATGTGACCGGACAGGGCGGAAGCGTACCGAAGTGATGGTTGTGGCAGTGACGAAACAAGTTTCAGCCAAGAGGGCGGGCGAAGTATTGGCCGAGGGTATCCATGATCTGGGGGAAAACCGTCCCGAGGGATTGCTTGGAAAACAGCAGGAAATATCAGAAGGTGCCGTTTGGCATTTCATCGGGAACGTCCAAAGCAGGAAAGTGAAAGACGTTATCAATCAGATCGATTATTTACATTCGGTGGACCGATTAAGTATCGTCAAGGAAATCCAGAAGCGCGCGACAAAAACAATTGATTGCTTCGTGCAGGTCAATGTATCGGGGGAAGCTTCCAAATCCGGCGTAGCCCCGGAAGAACTTCAACAGTTTATCGAAGAGGCGGCGGCTTATGACAAAGTCCGGATTATCGGCTTAATGACTATGGCTCCTTTCACAGAGGACCAGGATCTCATCCGTAGCGTGTTCCGCTCGCTTCGGGAGCTGCGGGACGAAATGGCAGCCCAGCAGTTGGAACATGCCCCATGTACAGAATTATCGATGGGAATGTCTAATGATTACATCATCGCTATTGAAGAAGGTGCAACCCATGTCAGGATCGGTACGGCACTTGTCGGAGCAGAAAGCGAGGTAGACGCATGA
- a CDS encoding sigma-E processing peptidase SpoIIGA, producing MYGELIVGINMLFNYIILSFANKVGPIQASRGRLLLASFAGALPVVVFPSSTFVIFLSFFGMTVCAFGAASQKWRRSASVALIGGLFAGGALTAIPLRFGTVNETLWVLAYASAAYVSLAYMRKKWLDIRTASQLADMRAPSTLRIWGAEMEVEVFVDSGNACMEPLSGSPVHFVSFQAVESHIPEPLRQPLLDWNPAQTGTLAEFPDPYRKNMRLIRLMTVQGQSWALGFKFDQWMLDDGEVLQPGYIVLTQNDRRYPEGAAAILHRSAMESINRERRTRHAV from the coding sequence ATGTATGGAGAACTCATCGTCGGCATCAATATGCTCTTCAACTATATCATTCTGTCATTTGCCAATAAGGTGGGGCCCATCCAAGCGAGTCGGGGACGCCTACTACTCGCTTCTTTTGCGGGAGCTCTCCCGGTCGTCGTCTTTCCTTCCTCCACATTTGTCATCTTTCTCTCCTTCTTTGGCATGACCGTATGCGCTTTCGGGGCAGCATCGCAAAAATGGAGAAGGTCTGCCTCCGTGGCCTTGATCGGCGGTTTGTTTGCGGGTGGGGCCTTGACTGCCATCCCTCTCCGATTCGGGACGGTGAATGAAACATTATGGGTATTGGCGTATGCCAGCGCGGCCTATGTCTCGCTCGCCTACATGAGGAAAAAATGGCTGGACATTCGGACAGCCAGTCAACTCGCCGATATGCGCGCTCCCTCCACGCTCCGAATTTGGGGTGCGGAAATGGAGGTGGAAGTGTTTGTGGATTCGGGAAATGCGTGTATGGAACCGTTGTCGGGCTCGCCTGTCCACTTTGTCTCCTTTCAAGCTGTCGAGAGCCATATTCCGGAGCCGCTGCGCCAGCCGTTGCTTGATTGGAATCCTGCTCAAACCGGTACATTGGCGGAATTCCCGGATCCTTACCGGAAGAATATGCGATTGATTCGCCTGATGACTGTCCAGGGGCAATCTTGGGCACTCGGATTTAAATTTGATCAATGGATGCTCGACGATGGGGAAGTGTTGCAACCGGGGTATATCGTACTGACACAGAACGACCGCCGTTATCCTGAAGGGGCTGCGGCCATATTGCACAGATCCGCAATGGAATCCATTAACCGGGAAAGGAGAACGAGGCATGCTGTCTAA
- the sigE gene encoding RNA polymerase sporulation sigma factor SigE, translating into MLSKLRIWLSKLFGLFRRKQGTYYIGGHESLPKPLTREEEAATLRAFMEGDMNARDTLIEKNLRLVVYIARRFDNTNTHIEDLISIGTIGLIKAIETFKMDKNIKLATYASRCIENEILMHLRKTNRTRSEISFDEPLNSDADGNELLLSDILGTDEHIIIDDVEKKIERQHMIEAISTLDDRERYIMECRFGLTGQIEMTQKEVAELLGISQSYISRLEKKIISDLRERLNHPIA; encoded by the coding sequence ATGCTGTCTAAATTAAGAATCTGGCTATCCAAATTGTTCGGCTTATTTAGAAGAAAACAAGGGACTTACTACATCGGGGGACATGAATCCCTTCCAAAGCCGCTGACCCGGGAAGAAGAAGCGGCTACACTCCGTGCTTTCATGGAGGGGGATATGAATGCTCGGGATACGCTGATCGAAAAAAACTTGCGGCTCGTCGTTTATATTGCAAGACGCTTCGATAATACGAACACTCATATCGAAGATCTGATCAGCATCGGCACCATCGGACTTATAAAAGCGATTGAGACTTTCAAAATGGATAAGAACATCAAATTGGCCACCTACGCCTCGCGCTGCATTGAAAATGAAATTTTGATGCACTTGCGGAAAACGAATCGGACACGCTCCGAAATCTCTTTTGATGAACCGCTTAATTCGGATGCGGATGGCAATGAATTATTATTGTCGGATATTCTTGGAACCGATGAACATATTATCATCGATGATGTGGAAAAGAAAATCGAAAGGCAGCATATGATCGAGGCGATCAGCACACTGGATGATCGCGAACGATATATTATGGAATGCCGCTTCGGTTTGACTGGCCAAATTGAAATGACGCAAAAAGAAGTGGCGGAACTCCTCGGCATTTCTCAATCTTATATTTCCCGACTTGAAAAGAAAATTATCTCCGATTTGCGGGAGCGCTTGAATCATCCAATCGCCTGA
- the ftsZ gene encoding cell division protein FtsZ yields MLEFDTNVDALAVIKVIGVGGGGNNAVNRMIEHGVQGVEFIAVNTDAQALNLSSAEVKLQIGAKLTRGLGAGANPEVGKKAAEESKEQIEEALRGADMVFVTAGMGGGTGTGAAPVIAQIAKDLGALTVGVVTRPFTFEGRKRSTQAIGGITAMKESVDTLIVIPNDKLLEIVDKNTPMLEAFREADNVLRQGVQGISDLIAVPGLINLDFADVKTIMSNKGSALMGIGLSTGENRAAEAAKKAISSPLLETSIDGAKGVLMNITGGSNLSLFEVQEAADIVASASDEDVNMIFGSVINDNLKDEIVVTVIATGFSEEQLSQARPARSSGFGTNRVREPEPREQPPMRERREEAPSYQEPVRQQQTHQQEDALDIPTFLRNRRR; encoded by the coding sequence ATGCTGGAATTTGATACGAATGTTGATGCACTAGCGGTCATCAAAGTAATTGGTGTCGGCGGTGGAGGAAATAATGCAGTAAATCGAATGATTGAACATGGCGTACAGGGCGTGGAATTCATTGCGGTTAATACAGACGCGCAAGCTTTGAATCTATCGTCCGCGGAAGTAAAGTTGCAGATCGGGGCGAAATTAACACGCGGTCTGGGAGCTGGCGCAAATCCGGAAGTCGGCAAAAAAGCGGCCGAGGAAAGCAAGGAGCAGATTGAAGAAGCGCTGCGCGGCGCGGATATGGTATTCGTCACTGCCGGCATGGGAGGCGGAACGGGGACAGGGGCTGCTCCAGTCATTGCGCAAATTGCGAAAGACCTCGGCGCTCTTACAGTCGGTGTCGTAACGCGTCCATTTACGTTCGAAGGGCGCAAACGCTCGACTCAGGCAATTGGCGGAATAACGGCGATGAAAGAATCCGTCGATACGTTGATTGTCATCCCGAATGATAAATTGCTCGAAATTGTAGATAAAAACACGCCGATGCTAGAGGCATTCCGCGAGGCGGACAATGTATTACGCCAAGGGGTTCAGGGGATCTCGGATTTGATCGCGGTCCCGGGTTTGATCAACTTGGACTTTGCCGACGTCAAAACGATCATGTCCAACAAAGGTTCAGCCTTGATGGGAATCGGGTTGTCCACAGGGGAAAACCGGGCGGCGGAAGCGGCGAAAAAGGCGATTTCCAGCCCGCTCTTGGAAACATCCATCGACGGAGCGAAAGGGGTGCTCATGAATATTACGGGCGGCTCCAATTTAAGCCTCTTCGAAGTACAGGAAGCGGCCGATATCGTCGCCTCCGCATCGGATGAAGATGTCAATATGATCTTCGGTTCGGTCATCAATGATAATCTGAAGGACGAAATCGTCGTCACCGTCATCGCGACCGGCTTCAGCGAAGAACAGCTGAGCCAAGCAAGACCGGCTAGAAGCTCCGGCTTCGGAACAAACCGCGTCCGCGAACCGGAACCGAGAGAGCAACCACCGATGCGCGAGCGCCGGGAAGAAGCACCATCCTATCAGGAGCCGGTGCGCCAACAGCAAACTCACCAACAAGAAGACGCGCTGGACATCCCGACATTCCTCCGCAATCGTCGCAGATAA
- the ileS gene encoding isoleucine--tRNA ligase codes for MDYKDTLLMPKTDFPMRGNLPNNEPKMQEKWEEMDIYKKVQERTEGRPFFVLHDGPPYANGDLHMGHALNKVLKDMIVRHKSMTGFHAPYVPGWDTHGLPIEQALVNKGVKRKEHSVAEFRKMCEDYAYSQIDSQRSQFKRIGVRGDWENPYITLKPAFEARQIQVFGDMAKKGYIYKGLKPVYWSPSSESALAEAEIEYKDKKSPSIYVSFPVKDGRGVLDTDVEFMIWTTTPWTIPANLGISVHPDFQYAIVKVKDRKFLIAKELLEMVAKEIGWEEYSVERELKGSELDRIVAKHPIYDRDSLVMLGEHVTLEAGTGCVHTAPGHGEDDFYVSKAYGIDALSPIDDRGVMTAEAPGFEGLFYDDANKAVTEALDKAGALQHLSFITHSYPHDWRTKKPVIFRATAQWFASIESFRDELLEAIRNTKFTPSWGETRLYNMVRDRGDWCISRQRVWGVPIPVFYAENGESIITDETIEHVSNLFREHGSNIWFEREAKDLLPEGFKHEGSPNGQFTKETDIMDVWFDSGSTHQGVLVERDDLVYPADLYLEGSDQYRGWFNSSLTTSVAINGHAPYKGLLSHGFTLDGEGRKMSKSLGNVIVPAKVMNQLGADILRLWVSSVDYTADVRVSDSNFKQVSEVYRKIRNTLRFLHGNTSDFNPSTDGIAFADLRPVDQYVYIRLQDLIQEVREAYDRYEFAGVYHAVNNFCTGELSSFYLDIAKDVVYIEGADHPHRRAMQTVMYESLMALLKLLAPILPHTADEMWCYLEHVKEESVQLTDMPEAQDFGEKAAQLRERFSTLMLIRDDVLKALEEARNAKVIGKSLESKVTVALPENLQGVFNSTDIDFAQFFIVSQFVEGAIDQMPEGTLKLDTVNVLVEKADGEKCERCWTISETVGSDETHPALCARCADVVNKYYA; via the coding sequence ATGGATTACAAGGATACACTGCTCATGCCGAAAACGGATTTCCCGATGCGTGGGAATTTGCCGAACAATGAGCCGAAAATGCAGGAAAAATGGGAAGAGATGGACATCTATAAAAAGGTGCAGGAGCGGACAGAAGGCCGACCGTTTTTCGTCCTGCATGATGGCCCTCCATATGCGAACGGTGATTTGCATATGGGGCATGCCTTGAACAAAGTGTTGAAAGATATGATTGTCCGTCATAAGTCGATGACCGGTTTCCATGCGCCTTATGTGCCGGGCTGGGATACACACGGTCTGCCGATCGAGCAGGCGCTCGTCAACAAAGGCGTCAAACGGAAAGAGCATTCTGTGGCGGAGTTCCGTAAAATGTGTGAGGACTATGCGTATAGCCAAATCGATAGCCAACGGTCTCAATTCAAGCGGATCGGTGTCCGTGGTGACTGGGAAAATCCGTACATCACTTTGAAACCGGCGTTTGAAGCACGTCAAATCCAAGTGTTCGGCGATATGGCGAAAAAAGGATATATCTACAAAGGGCTCAAGCCGGTATATTGGTCGCCATCGAGTGAGTCGGCGTTGGCTGAGGCAGAAATTGAATACAAGGACAAGAAATCGCCATCCATTTACGTCAGCTTCCCGGTGAAAGACGGACGGGGCGTTCTGGACACTGATGTGGAATTCATGATCTGGACGACGACACCTTGGACGATTCCGGCGAACCTCGGGATTTCGGTTCACCCGGATTTCCAATACGCTATCGTCAAAGTGAAAGACCGGAAGTTTTTAATTGCCAAAGAATTGCTTGAAATGGTAGCTAAGGAAATCGGTTGGGAAGAGTATTCCGTGGAACGTGAGCTAAAAGGGTCGGAATTGGATCGTATCGTGGCGAAGCATCCGATTTATGACCGGGATTCCCTTGTCATGCTCGGGGAGCACGTCACGTTGGAAGCAGGGACCGGCTGTGTCCATACGGCGCCAGGCCACGGGGAAGACGACTTTTATGTATCCAAAGCATATGGAATCGACGCCCTTTCTCCGATCGATGACCGCGGTGTCATGACGGCGGAAGCTCCAGGATTTGAAGGATTATTCTATGACGATGCGAATAAAGCCGTCACGGAAGCGCTGGATAAAGCGGGCGCTCTTCAGCATTTATCCTTCATTACCCATTCGTATCCACATGACTGGCGGACGAAAAAACCGGTCATCTTCCGTGCGACTGCCCAATGGTTCGCTTCGATTGAATCGTTCCGGGATGAATTGCTGGAAGCAATCCGCAATACGAAGTTCACGCCTTCTTGGGGCGAGACACGCCTGTATAACATGGTTCGTGACCGGGGCGACTGGTGTATTTCACGACAACGGGTATGGGGTGTGCCAATTCCTGTATTTTACGCGGAAAACGGAGAATCGATCATTACTGATGAAACGATTGAACATGTTTCCAACCTGTTCCGTGAACATGGGTCGAATATTTGGTTTGAACGCGAGGCGAAAGATCTATTGCCGGAAGGGTTCAAGCATGAAGGAAGCCCGAATGGCCAATTCACGAAAGAAACGGATATCATGGACGTTTGGTTCGACTCAGGCTCCACTCACCAAGGCGTTCTTGTCGAACGGGACGATCTTGTCTATCCGGCTGACTTGTATTTGGAAGGGTCCGACCAATATCGTGGCTGGTTCAACTCCTCTCTTACAACAAGTGTCGCCATCAACGGGCATGCCCCGTACAAAGGCTTGCTAAGCCATGGCTTCACATTGGACGGCGAAGGGCGGAAGATGAGTAAATCACTCGGAAACGTCATCGTGCCTGCGAAAGTTATGAACCAACTGGGCGCTGACATCTTGCGTCTATGGGTATCGTCGGTCGATTATACGGCGGATGTCCGGGTTTCCGACTCCAACTTCAAACAGGTGTCCGAAGTATACCGGAAAATCCGGAATACGCTTCGCTTCCTGCACGGCAATACGTCGGACTTCAATCCGTCTACAGACGGCATTGCTTTCGCTGATTTGCGCCCTGTGGATCAATACGTCTACATTCGCTTGCAAGACTTGATCCAAGAGGTCCGGGAGGCGTATGACCGTTATGAATTTGCAGGTGTATACCATGCAGTGAACAATTTCTGTACTGGTGAGCTTAGTTCATTCTATCTCGATATCGCGAAAGATGTCGTATATATCGAAGGGGCGGATCATCCGCACCGCCGTGCAATGCAGACCGTCATGTACGAATCCCTCATGGCGTTGCTGAAATTGCTTGCACCGATCTTACCGCACACTGCGGATGAGATGTGGTGCTACCTCGAGCATGTGAAAGAGGAAAGTGTCCAATTGACGGATATGCCGGAAGCGCAAGATTTTGGAGAAAAGGCGGCACAACTTCGCGAGCGCTTCTCGACATTGATGTTGATCCGCGACGATGTCCTAAAAGCATTGGAAGAAGCACGGAATGCAAAAGTGATCGGAAAATCGCTCGAATCGAAAGTGACCGTAGCGCTGCCTGAAAACCTTCAAGGGGTATTCAATTCAACGGATATCGACTTTGCTCAATTCTTCATCGTGTCCCAATTCGTAGAAGGGGCAATCGATCAAATGCCGGAAGGAACATTGAAGCTCGACACAGTCAACGTGCTCGTTGAGAAAGCGGACGGGGAAAAATGTGAACGCTGCTGGACAATCTCCGAAACAGTAGGTTCGGATGAAACTCATCCCGCACTATGTGCTCGCTGTGCTGATGTAGTGAATAAATATTACGCATAA
- a CDS encoding YggT family protein, whose translation MAAIILLHDAIMGAIRIYSILLIIYILMSWVPASRETKFGELLGKIAEPYLGFFRKFIPPLGMIDISPIVALFALNFISMGISEIFKMIVSSLL comes from the coding sequence ATGGCAGCTATTATTCTTCTACATGATGCAATCATGGGGGCAATCCGGATCTATTCCATCCTGCTCATTATTTATATTTTAATGTCGTGGGTGCCCGCTTCGAGAGAAACGAAGTTTGGTGAGCTTCTTGGCAAGATCGCAGAACCCTATCTTGGATTTTTCAGGAAATTCATTCCACCACTTGGCATGATCGATATTTCACCGATTGTGGCATTATTCGCTTTGAACTTCATTTCGATGGGGATTAGCGAAATATTTAAAATGATCGTTTCCTCACTATTGTGA